The DNA sequence CTTCAACTTTGACTCTCGGTTCTATAACGTCTTTAACTGGTATTATTCTAACACTTTCTCCAGGACGAACTATATCTAAATCTATTGATTTTATATGCTCATCTCCACCAATTACATTTAACATCTCTTCTTTGTTGATGTATAATACTGAATCTTTAACTTCTGTTACTGCTCCAAATTGTACATCTTTTATAAAGATTTTCCCTAACTCAAGACGCATATTGGCACCCCCTATTTTTTTGAACTTAATTTATTTTAACGGGGAAGTTTATCCCCCATTAATTTCTTATAAGTACTTCTTTATCATAGCTTCTATGTTAGCAACTGTTGCATCATCCTTAGTTACTTCGTCTATTTTAGCTCCATCTTTGTATATAGCTATAGTTGGAAGACCTAAAACCTTCTCTCTTATAGCAACTCTTCTAGCTTTAGTAGTATCAAACTTACAGAACTTTATATTTTCCCCATACATTTCTGCAAATCTTTCTATATCAGGAAGTAATGCTTTACAAGGTTCACAACCTTGACTCCAGAAATCAACTAAAACTATCCCTTCAGCTTCTAATACTTCTGGATCGAATGTGTTTTTTTCTAATGCTATCATTTCTAAATCCCCCTTATTGGATTTTTATATATTTAATATATTTTTAATATATTATTAGCTATTATAATTTTTAAAGTACCGTTCTAAGTAATGTCTAGGCTTTGCCTAAACATCATCCCCCGATAACCTTAGTAAACGTACCTTAGCAGTTAGTAGCTTCTTCTTCGAAGTTTGCTTCTACATATTTTTCAGCTGTAACAGCAGCTATAGCTCCATCAGCAGTAGCTGTAACAACTTGTCTTAAAGATTTCACTCTACAATCCCCTGCTGCAAATACACCTGGTATATTTGTAAGCATATTATCATCAGTTTTTATGTATCCACGTTCATCCATGTCTACTTTATCCTTAAATAACTCAGTTTGAGAATCAAATCCTACGAAGATGAATATTCCCATTGTTCCATCTTCTTCATCAGCGAAATATTCATTAGTTTCACCTGTTTGAGTATTTTTAAATACTACAGATTCAACTAATCCATCACCTTTTATCTCTTCTATTACTGTATCTAATAAGAATTCTATCTTATCATTAGCTCTAGCTTTATCTTCTATAGATCTAGCACATCTAAGACCTTGTCTTCTATGAACTATAGTAACTTTTCTAGCAAACTTAGTTAAGTATAATGCTTCTTCTATTGCACTATCTCCTCCTCCAACTACGAATACTTCAAAGTCTTCAAAGAAGTCTGCATCACATGTAGCACAGTAAGAAACACCTTTACCTGTTAATTCTTTTTCTCCAGGGCATCCTAATTTTTTAGGAGTAGCTCCAGTAGCTATTATAACAGTCTTAGCTCTGTACTCACCTTTTTCACCTTTTAATACTTTTATTTTTCCATCTAACTCAGTATCAACTATAGCATCTCTAACTATTTCAGCTCCAAACTCTTTACATTGTTCTACCATTCTTGCTATTAGACTAGGTCCAGTAGCATTTTCAATAGATCCTGGATAGTTTGCAACTTCATGAGTTATAACTATTTGTCCACCTGTTTTTCCTTTTTCAAGTATTAAAGTCTTCATTTTAGCTCTTGCACCGTAAAGACCAGCTGCAAGACCTGCAGGTCCACAACCTATTATGACTATGTCATATAAATTTTCCATTACCTACGACCCCCTGTTTCTAATTTAATATATATACATCAAAGTTTATGCATACTGCATTCTTTGAATTGTATTTCTAATTATATCAAAATCTATTACTCTGAAATCGTCTAAAACTCTTTCAGTCCATAAAGGAGTTGCTTTGTTGTTTTTAAATTTTTCTGCTGTTTCTATTGCATCTTCAATTAAATTTAGTGAATTTGTGTCTAAAGATTTCCCCTTTTTAATTATGACTGTACGATATGGTGTCTCATTGGGTTTTACGCTCCCATAAAGCGGATGTGATAGTAGTTCATACCCCTCATGAACTAAATCTCTACAATATTTTAGTGTTCCTATATAGTCTGTATCTAACGTTTTAATTTCAATATTTTTAACGTTTTCCTCAACAATAGGATTGTTAGTGATTATTAACATAGGTCTACACTCACTTTCAAAATTTCTTTTCTTAAACTAAAAAACAGGAAACTAAGTCCCCGCTTAGTTCCCTGTCAAATACATCTTCAGAGATCCGTCCAGCTAAAGTCCTTTTACCTGAGAATTTCACTTAAATCCTTTTGGGATGGTTTTAAGTTTGTCCCTTCGGTCCCTTCTAATGTCCCCACATTAGAAGTCGTCTCCCTCAACCTTCAAACGGTTTAATTTTTAGTTTTGACTATCCCTTTTGTTGCTTGTGTTTCTTGTATTTCTTAATTACATTATATCCACCATGTTAAATATATACAATAGTTTTTTTAATATTTTTTTAAGTTTTTTTGTAATAATTGTCTATTTTTTGTCAAACCATTGCTATTGCTATATTCTTTGAAATAATCGTTTTCTAAGGTCTTTTGTATACAATACTAACTATTCCTACGCTTTATATTTATTCTAAATTTTCTTAAATATTCCTCTTTTTATTTTTAAATTTTTTTGACCTTTTTTATCCTAATAATCCTTATACAAAATAATATTTTAAAAAATAATTTTCATTCTATTTTTATAAATATTAGCCTTTTAAAATTGACTTTGATTTTGTACTAAATAAAAAGAGATTAAAAATCCAAATAGAATTTTTAATCTCTTTTTTATCTTATATAAATATTACATATTTTTATCATTAACTGATTGTAAGTAAGAGTTAA is a window from the Paraclostridium sordellii genome containing:
- the trxA gene encoding thioredoxin TrxA, whose product is MIALEKNTFDPEVLEAEGIVLVDFWSQGCEPCKALLPDIERFAEMYGENIKFCKFDTTKARRVAIREKVLGLPTIAIYKDGAKIDEVTKDDATVANIEAMIKKYL
- the trxB gene encoding thioredoxin-disulfide reductase; translation: MENLYDIVIIGCGPAGLAAGLYGARAKMKTLILEKGKTGGQIVITHEVANYPGSIENATGPSLIARMVEQCKEFGAEIVRDAIVDTELDGKIKVLKGEKGEYRAKTVIIATGATPKKLGCPGEKELTGKGVSYCATCDADFFEDFEVFVVGGGDSAIEEALYLTKFARKVTIVHRRQGLRCARSIEDKARANDKIEFLLDTVIEEIKGDGLVESVVFKNTQTGETNEYFADEEDGTMGIFIFVGFDSQTELFKDKVDMDERGYIKTDDNMLTNIPGVFAAGDCRVKSLRQVVTATADGAIAAVTAEKYVEANFEEEATNC
- a CDS encoding GrdX family protein, with the protein product MLIITNNPIVEENVKNIEIKTLDTDYIGTLKYCRDLVHEGYELLSHPLYGSVKPNETPYRTVIIKKGKSLDTNSLNLIEDAIETAEKFKNNKATPLWTERVLDDFRVIDFDIIRNTIQRMQYA